The following are from one region of the Streptomyces decoyicus genome:
- a CDS encoding DUF2252 domain-containing protein: MPSQHAPAQDAEQRGEEILAVFDTAFGELLAADPAAFRVKFRKMAASAFAFYRGTACLFYRDLEAEQEDGGKDSGPYLDERTGRVWIHGDLHAENFGTYMDSTGRLIFNVNDFDEAYVGPFTWDLKRFAASVALIGYAKALSDKQITDLVRTYAAAYRERIHALASGSKSSDRDELPPFTLDTAEGPLLGALRMARSLTRFGLLDSMTEIRDFERRFAAGGGSVELDAATRYKVLAAFDGYLETLPESSLDRPDSYRVKDVVGRRGIGIGSAGLPSYNILLEGNSDALENDVVIYMKQAQTPAVSRHITDPGIRGYFQHEGHRTVISQRALQDHADPWLGWTELDGAGQLVAEISPYAVDLDWSDIDDPEEIAAVVADLGRATATMHAAADDESGHSLVPFSTERAIDAAIAADEDGFASLLVDFAHSYGARARADHQIFVDLFRNGRISGLR; encoded by the coding sequence ATGCCGTCCCAGCACGCCCCGGCGCAGGACGCCGAGCAGCGCGGCGAGGAGATCCTCGCCGTTTTCGACACCGCCTTCGGGGAGCTGCTCGCCGCCGACCCCGCGGCCTTCCGTGTGAAGTTCCGGAAGATGGCCGCCTCCGCCTTCGCCTTCTACCGGGGCACGGCCTGTCTGTTCTACCGGGACCTGGAGGCCGAGCAGGAGGACGGCGGCAAGGACAGCGGCCCGTATCTGGACGAGCGGACCGGGCGGGTGTGGATCCACGGCGATCTGCACGCCGAGAACTTCGGCACGTACATGGACTCCACGGGCCGGCTGATCTTCAACGTCAACGACTTCGACGAGGCGTACGTCGGCCCGTTCACCTGGGACCTCAAGCGGTTCGCCGCCTCGGTCGCGCTGATCGGCTACGCCAAGGCGCTCAGCGACAAACAGATCACCGACCTGGTGCGCACCTACGCCGCCGCCTACCGGGAGCGCATCCACGCGCTGGCCTCCGGCTCGAAGAGCTCCGACCGGGACGAGCTGCCGCCCTTCACGCTCGACACCGCCGAGGGCCCGCTGCTGGGCGCGCTGCGTATGGCCCGCTCGCTGACCCGGTTCGGGCTGCTGGACTCGATGACGGAGATCCGCGACTTCGAGCGCCGCTTCGCGGCGGGCGGCGGCAGCGTCGAGCTGGACGCGGCGACCCGCTACAAGGTCCTCGCCGCCTTCGACGGCTATCTGGAGACACTGCCGGAGTCGAGCCTGGACCGCCCGGACTCCTACCGCGTCAAGGACGTGGTCGGCCGCCGCGGCATCGGCATCGGCTCGGCCGGCCTGCCGTCGTACAACATCCTTCTGGAGGGCAACAGCGACGCCCTGGAGAACGATGTCGTGATCTACATGAAGCAGGCGCAGACCCCGGCCGTCTCCCGGCACATCACCGACCCCGGGATCCGCGGCTACTTCCAGCACGAGGGCCACCGCACGGTGATCTCCCAGCGCGCCCTGCAGGACCACGCCGACCCGTGGCTGGGCTGGACCGAACTCGACGGCGCGGGCCAGCTGGTCGCCGAGATCTCGCCGTACGCGGTCGACCTGGACTGGTCGGACATCGACGACCCGGAGGAGATCGCCGCGGTGGTGGCCGACCTGGGCCGGGCCACCGCGACCATGCATGCCGCCGCCGACGACGAGAGCGGCCACTCGCTGGTGCCGTTCTCGACGGAGCGGGCCATCGACGCGGCCATCGCGGCCGACGAGGACGGCTTCGCGTCGCTGCTGGTGGACTTCGCGCACTCCTACGGCGCCCGCGCCCGCGCCGACCACCAGATCTTCGTGGACCTGTTCCGGAACGGGCGGATTTCAGGGCTACGGTGA
- a CDS encoding ABC transporter permease translates to MSVVPAQAVAGVAPDAGAGPEEAAPLAPRARLVPALGAVYRAQLSRARVARIPLLFVATFQSVGIMVLLRGVVDGGEAARSVVSGSSVLVVAFVALNLLAQYFGQLRAGGGLDHYATLPVPPAAVVLGAAAAYASFTVPGTVVTAVTGCVLFQLPMAHLWVLAAVLPLAGAALAGLGAALGLLAPRPELATLCGQLGMSAALLLGVLPAERMPSVIGWARDLLPSTYGVEALARSFDPHPDWVAVGADLGVCAAVGVLSLAVATWAYRRAATR, encoded by the coding sequence GTGAGTGTGGTTCCCGCGCAGGCGGTGGCCGGGGTGGCCCCGGACGCCGGGGCAGGGCCCGAGGAGGCCGCCCCGCTGGCGCCGCGCGCCCGTCTGGTGCCCGCCCTGGGCGCCGTCTACCGCGCCCAGCTCTCCCGGGCCCGGGTCGCCCGGATCCCGTTGCTGTTCGTCGCCACCTTCCAGTCCGTCGGGATCATGGTCCTGCTGCGCGGGGTGGTCGACGGCGGCGAGGCGGCCCGTTCCGTGGTGTCCGGCTCCAGCGTGCTGGTCGTCGCCTTCGTGGCGCTCAATCTCCTCGCCCAGTACTTCGGACAGCTGAGGGCCGGCGGCGGGCTCGACCACTACGCGACGCTGCCGGTGCCGCCGGCCGCCGTGGTGCTCGGCGCGGCCGCCGCGTACGCCTCGTTCACCGTGCCCGGGACGGTGGTCACCGCGGTCACCGGCTGTGTGCTCTTCCAGCTGCCGATGGCCCATCTGTGGGTGCTGGCCGCCGTGCTCCCGCTCGCCGGGGCGGCGCTGGCCGGCCTCGGCGCGGCCCTTGGCCTGCTCGCCCCGCGTCCCGAACTCGCCACGCTCTGCGGCCAGTTGGGCATGTCGGCGGCGCTGCTGCTGGGAGTGCTGCCGGCCGAACGGATGCCGTCGGTGATCGGCTGGGCCCGCGATCTGCTGCCCTCGACCTACGGGGTGGAGGCACTGGCGCGCAGCTTCGACCCCCATCCCGACTGGGTCGCGGTCGGCGCCGACCTGGGCGTCTGCGCGGCCGTCGGAGTGCTCTCGCTGGCGGTCGCCACCTGGGCCTACCGCCGGGCGGCGACCCGATGA
- a CDS encoding SH3 domain-containing protein: protein MKLKKALVSIAATTAALGGFTIGGATPASAAGYGCGSVGHNNSDAVHKVVVGDMLNGPSASCRQIRSVARGTTFYAWCGVYNKHGNLWVYGRTSDDSTGWIYSQDLTKESGSVKIC, encoded by the coding sequence ATGAAACTCAAGAAGGCACTTGTGTCGATTGCCGCCACCACAGCAGCACTGGGGGGCTTCACGATAGGCGGGGCAACGCCGGCCAGCGCCGCCGGCTACGGATGCGGGAGCGTCGGACACAACAACTCTGACGCCGTACATAAGGTCGTGGTAGGGGACATGCTCAATGGTCCGTCCGCGTCGTGCAGGCAGATCAGGTCTGTGGCACGCGGCACAACCTTTTATGCATGGTGCGGCGTCTACAACAAGCACGGAAACCTCTGGGTGTACGGGCGCACATCGGACGACTCCACGGGGTGGATTTACTCACAGGACTTGACCAAGGAGTCCGGGTCGGTCAAGATCTGCTAA
- a CDS encoding NYN domain-containing protein, with protein MDRCVVLVDAGYLLGAAASLLAGEPARSRITVDHAALIQGLRQRAEADTERPLLRIYWFDGAPDRVPQPEHRRLRVMPRVTVRLGALTRSDGRWAQKGVDAAMHAELTELARNRACSDIVLVTGDGDLLPGLMSAKEHGVAVHLWAVQAADGDYNQSEDLVAEADERRVLDRTWITRAVRAKELGGPCAPPPVPRPEIAAILSAPLPESAVAAAAAAAAAASGPEAAEHTHDHNGANGVSRPPAGTEGAPAAGDEPGAAGSKVVPTPKDLAGLGRAHVAGQGPGGAGSGAPQAPATGATLRWSSDKGWVERGGPVGEPSETAALPTLAQLTSAEQRWADREEDITAVSGDPFEVGQVFARRWTDRLSDTAHLQQLSTEYPRIPHRIDGELLRYAARFGLLAHKDDQIDEHDRYAIRAGFWREVDLRTAAEHAPAGD; from the coding sequence GTGGATCGCTGTGTCGTCCTGGTGGACGCCGGGTATTTGCTCGGCGCCGCGGCGAGCCTGCTCGCCGGAGAGCCCGCCCGTTCCCGGATCACGGTGGATCACGCCGCCCTCATCCAGGGCCTGCGCCAGCGCGCCGAGGCGGACACCGAACGCCCGCTGCTGCGGATCTACTGGTTCGACGGCGCACCCGACCGCGTCCCGCAACCCGAACACCGGCGGCTGCGTGTGATGCCCCGCGTCACCGTCCGGCTCGGCGCCCTGACCCGCAGCGACGGGCGCTGGGCACAGAAGGGCGTGGACGCCGCGATGCACGCCGAGCTGACCGAGCTCGCACGGAACCGCGCCTGCTCCGACATCGTCCTGGTCACCGGCGACGGCGACCTGCTGCCCGGCCTGATGTCGGCGAAGGAGCACGGCGTCGCCGTCCACCTGTGGGCCGTCCAGGCCGCGGACGGCGACTACAACCAGTCCGAGGACCTGGTCGCCGAGGCCGACGAGCGACGGGTGCTGGACCGGACCTGGATCACCCGCGCGGTACGCGCCAAGGAACTCGGCGGTCCCTGCGCCCCGCCGCCCGTACCCCGCCCCGAGATCGCCGCGATCCTCTCCGCCCCGCTGCCGGAGTCCGCCGTCGCGGCCGCGGCCGCCGCGGCGGCCGCCGCATCCGGCCCGGAAGCCGCCGAGCACACCCATGACCACAACGGCGCCAACGGCGTCTCCCGGCCGCCGGCCGGCACCGAGGGCGCACCGGCCGCCGGCGACGAGCCCGGCGCCGCCGGTTCCAAGGTCGTGCCCACCCCCAAGGACCTGGCCGGTCTCGGCCGGGCGCACGTCGCGGGCCAGGGGCCTGGCGGCGCCGGCAGCGGCGCCCCGCAGGCGCCCGCGACCGGTGCCACCCTGCGCTGGTCGTCCGACAAGGGCTGGGTCGAGCGCGGCGGCCCGGTCGGCGAACCCTCCGAGACCGCGGCGCTGCCCACCCTCGCCCAGCTCACCAGCGCCGAGCAGCGCTGGGCGGACCGCGAGGAGGACATCACCGCCGTCAGCGGCGACCCCTTCGAGGTCGGCCAGGTCTTCGCCCGCCGCTGGACCGACCGGCTCTCCGACACCGCGCACCTCCAGCAGCTGTCGACGGAGTACCCCCGCATCCCGCACCGCATCGACGGTGAACTGCTGCGCTACGCGGCCCGGTTCGGGCTGCTCGCCCACAAGGACGACCAGATCGACGAGCACGACCGCTACGCGATCCGGGCCGGTTTCTGGCGCGAGGTCGATCTGCGGACGGCCGCCGAGCACGCTCCGGCCGGGGACTGA
- a CDS encoding thioredoxin domain-containing protein codes for MSNRNNQANKTAARERIRAERERQKKKEKLRRQLTAAGAVIGVLALAGGIGYAVMKANEPKGWEAAKEAKLVTPAHTQGKNGTEILIGDKNAKQTLEVFEDVRCPACAAFEQSSGEALLKDIEDGRYRVRFTMYTFIDGVGGGEGSKNALSALGAALNVSPEAFLKYKAALYSAKHHPDEREDVYGKDSELLKVAADVPELKNDKAFATAVKKGTYDRWAMDMTALFGRKGIKRTPSFMHGDKALVMPQVPQQQMTQAQYNQLAQANFKKMIDKEFGPAKGSADQGKDGSKGEGGGKGIREGEKDPTGAN; via the coding sequence ATGAGCAACCGCAACAACCAGGCCAACAAGACCGCGGCCCGCGAACGCATCCGGGCAGAGCGGGAACGCCAGAAGAAGAAGGAGAAGCTGCGCCGCCAACTGACCGCGGCGGGCGCGGTGATCGGCGTCCTGGCCCTGGCCGGCGGCATCGGCTACGCCGTGATGAAGGCCAACGAGCCCAAGGGCTGGGAGGCCGCCAAGGAAGCCAAGCTCGTCACGCCCGCGCACACCCAGGGCAAGAACGGCACCGAGATCCTCATAGGCGACAAGAACGCCAAGCAGACCCTGGAGGTCTTCGAGGACGTCCGCTGCCCGGCGTGTGCGGCCTTCGAGCAGAGCAGCGGCGAGGCCCTGCTCAAGGACATCGAGGACGGCCGCTACCGGGTCCGCTTCACGATGTACACCTTCATCGACGGCGTGGGCGGCGGCGAGGGCTCGAAGAACGCGCTGAGCGCGCTCGGCGCGGCGCTGAACGTCAGTCCGGAAGCCTTCTTGAAGTACAAGGCGGCGCTGTACTCGGCCAAGCACCACCCCGACGAGCGCGAGGACGTCTACGGCAAGGACTCCGAACTCCTCAAGGTCGCCGCCGACGTGCCGGAGCTGAAGAACGACAAGGCGTTCGCCACGGCGGTCAAGAAGGGCACCTACGACCGCTGGGCGATGGACATGACCGCGCTCTTCGGCCGTAAGGGCATCAAGCGCACGCCCAGCTTCATGCACGGCGACAAGGCGCTGGTGATGCCCCAGGTGCCGCAGCAGCAGATGACGCAGGCGCAGTACAACCAGCTCGCGCAGGCCAACTTCAAGAAGATGATCGACAAGGAGTTCGGCCCGGCGAAGGGCTCCGCGGACCAGGGCAAGGACGGCAGCAAGGGCGAAGGCGGCGGGAAGGGCATCCGCGAGGGCGAAAAGGACCCCACGGGCGCGAACTGA
- the dnaE gene encoding DNA polymerase III subunit alpha, whose product MAASSRPPFTHLHVHTQYSLLDGAARLSDMFKACNEMDMTHIAMSDHGNLHGAYDFFHSAKKAGVTPIIGIEAYVAPESRRNKRKVQWGQPHQKRDDVSGSGGYTHKTIWAANKTGLHNLFRLSSDAYAEGWLTKWPRMDKETISQWSEGLIASTGCPSGELQTRLRLGQFDEALKSASEYQDIFGKDRYFLELMDHGIEIERRVRDGLLEIGKKLGIPPLVTNDSHYTYAHESTAHDALLCIQTGKNLSDPDRFRFDGTGYYLKSTDEMYAIDSSDAWQEGCANTFLVAEQINTDGMFEKRDLMPKFDIPEGFTEVTWFQEEVRVGMQRRYPGGVPEDRQKQAEYEMDIIIQMGFPGYFLVVADFIMWAKNNGIAVGPGRGSAAGSIVAYAMGITDLDPITHGLIFERFLNPERVSMPDVDIDFDERRRVEVIRYVTEKYGADKVAMIGTYGKIKAKNAIKDSARVLGYPYAMGDRLTKAMPADVLGKGIDLSGITDPKHPRYSEAGEIRGMYENEPDVKKVIDTAKGVEGLVRQMGVHAAGVIMSSEPIVDHAPVWVRHTDNVTITQWDYPQCESLGLLKMDFLGLRNLTIMDDAVKMVKKNKGVELEMLSVPLDDPKTYEMLCRGDTLGVFQFDGGPMRSLLRLMKPDNFEDISAVSALYRPGPMGMDSHTNYALRKNGLQEITPIHPELEEPLKEVLGLTYGLIVYQEQVQKAAQIIAGYSLGEADILRRVMGKKKPEELAKNFVLFQEGARKNGFSDQAIQALWDVLVPFAGYAFNKAHSSAYGLVTYWTAYLKANYPAEYMSALLTSVRDDKDKSAVYLNECRRMGIKVLPPNVNESEANFAAQGDDVILFGLTAVRNVGQNVVDSIIRCRKAKGKYLSFPDYLDKVDAVVCNKRTTESLIKAGAFDEMGHTRKGLTAHYEPMIDNVVQVKRKEAEGQFDLFGGMGDTSADEGPGFGLDVEFSDIEWDKTYLLAQEREMLGLYVSDHPLFGLEHVLSDKADAAIAQLTGGDYSDGSIVTIGGIISGLQRKMTKQGNAWAIATVEDLAGSIDCMFFPATYQLVSTQLVEDTVVFVKGRLDKREDIPRLVAMEMMVPDLSEAGTNAPVTITIPTVKVTPPMVEKLGEVLSSHRGSTEVRIKLQGARKTTVLRLDRHRVTPDPSLFGDLKVLLGPSCLAG is encoded by the coding sequence GTGGCAGCCTCGTCCAGGCCCCCCTTCACGCACCTGCATGTCCACACCCAGTACTCACTGCTGGACGGTGCGGCGCGGCTGTCGGACATGTTCAAGGCGTGCAACGAGATGGACATGACGCATATCGCCATGTCCGACCACGGCAACCTCCACGGCGCGTACGACTTCTTCCACTCGGCGAAGAAGGCCGGGGTGACGCCGATCATCGGCATCGAGGCGTATGTGGCGCCGGAGTCGCGGCGCAACAAGCGCAAGGTCCAGTGGGGCCAGCCGCACCAGAAGCGCGATGACGTCTCCGGTTCCGGTGGTTATACGCACAAAACGATCTGGGCGGCGAACAAGACCGGTCTGCACAACCTCTTCCGGCTGTCCTCGGACGCCTATGCCGAGGGCTGGCTGACGAAGTGGCCGCGGATGGACAAGGAGACCATCTCCCAGTGGTCCGAGGGTCTGATCGCCTCGACCGGCTGCCCCTCCGGTGAGCTCCAGACCCGGCTGCGCCTCGGCCAGTTCGACGAGGCGCTGAAGTCCGCGTCCGAGTACCAGGACATCTTCGGCAAGGACCGGTATTTCCTGGAGCTGATGGACCACGGCATCGAGATCGAGCGCCGGGTCCGCGACGGCCTGCTGGAGATCGGCAAGAAGCTCGGCATCCCGCCGCTGGTCACCAACGACTCGCACTACACCTACGCCCACGAGTCCACGGCGCACGACGCGCTGCTGTGCATCCAGACCGGCAAGAACCTCTCCGACCCGGACCGCTTCCGCTTCGACGGCACCGGCTACTACCTCAAGTCCACGGACGAGATGTACGCCATCGACTCCTCGGACGCCTGGCAGGAGGGCTGCGCCAACACCTTCCTGGTGGCCGAGCAGATCAACACCGACGGGATGTTCGAGAAGCGCGACCTGATGCCGAAGTTCGACATCCCGGAGGGCTTCACGGAGGTCACCTGGTTCCAGGAGGAGGTCCGGGTCGGCATGCAGCGCCGCTACCCGGGCGGTGTCCCCGAGGACCGGCAGAAGCAGGCCGAGTACGAGATGGACATCATCATCCAGATGGGGTTCCCCGGCTACTTCCTCGTGGTCGCCGACTTCATCATGTGGGCCAAGAACAACGGCATCGCGGTCGGCCCCGGCCGTGGTTCCGCGGCCGGTTCGATCGTGGCGTACGCCATGGGCATCACCGACCTCGACCCGATCACGCACGGGCTGATCTTCGAGCGGTTCCTCAACCCCGAGCGCGTCTCCATGCCCGATGTCGACATCGACTTCGACGAGCGCAGGCGCGTCGAAGTGATCCGGTATGTCACGGAGAAGTACGGCGCCGACAAGGTCGCCATGATCGGCACGTACGGCAAGATCAAGGCGAAGAACGCCATCAAGGACTCCGCGCGTGTCCTGGGCTACCCGTACGCGATGGGTGACCGCCTCACCAAGGCCATGCCCGCCGACGTCCTCGGCAAGGGCATCGACCTCTCCGGCATCACCGACCCCAAGCACCCGCGCTACAGCGAGGCCGGCGAGATCCGGGGGATGTACGAGAACGAACCGGACGTGAAGAAGGTCATCGACACCGCCAAGGGCGTCGAGGGCCTGGTCCGGCAGATGGGTGTGCACGCGGCCGGCGTGATCATGTCCAGCGAGCCCATCGTCGACCACGCCCCGGTCTGGGTCAGGCACACCGACAACGTCACCATCACGCAGTGGGACTACCCCCAGTGCGAGTCGCTCGGCCTGCTGAAGATGGACTTCCTGGGCCTGCGCAACCTCACCATCATGGACGACGCCGTCAAGATGGTGAAGAAGAACAAGGGCGTCGAGCTGGAGATGCTCTCCGTGCCGCTGGACGACCCCAAGACGTACGAGATGCTCTGCCGCGGTGACACGCTCGGCGTCTTCCAGTTCGACGGCGGCCCGATGCGTTCGCTGCTGCGGCTGATGAAGCCCGACAACTTCGAGGACATTTCCGCCGTCTCGGCCCTGTACCGACCGGGCCCGATGGGCATGGACTCGCACACCAACTACGCGCTGCGCAAGAACGGCCTCCAGGAGATCACCCCGATCCACCCGGAGCTGGAGGAGCCCCTCAAGGAGGTCCTCGGCCTCACCTACGGCCTGATCGTCTACCAGGAGCAGGTGCAGAAGGCCGCCCAGATCATCGCCGGGTACTCCCTCGGCGAGGCCGACATCCTCCGCCGCGTGATGGGCAAGAAGAAGCCCGAGGAGCTGGCGAAGAACTTCGTCCTCTTCCAGGAGGGCGCGCGGAAGAACGGCTTCTCCGACCAGGCCATCCAGGCGCTGTGGGACGTCCTGGTCCCGTTCGCCGGCTACGCCTTCAACAAGGCGCACTCCTCCGCGTACGGCCTGGTCACCTACTGGACCGCCTACCTCAAGGCCAATTACCCGGCCGAGTACATGTCCGCGCTGCTGACCTCGGTGCGCGACGACAAGGACAAGTCGGCGGTCTACCTGAACGAGTGCCGGCGCATGGGCATCAAGGTGCTGCCGCCGAACGTCAACGAGTCCGAGGCCAACTTCGCCGCCCAGGGCGACGATGTGATCCTCTTCGGCCTCACCGCGGTCCGCAACGTCGGCCAGAACGTCGTCGATTCGATCATCCGGTGCCGCAAGGCGAAGGGGAAGTACCTCTCCTTCCCCGACTACCTCGACAAGGTCGACGCGGTCGTCTGCAACAAGCGCACCACCGAATCACTGATCAAGGCCGGCGCCTTCGACGAGATGGGCCACACCCGCAAGGGCCTGACGGCCCACTACGAACCGATGATCGACAACGTCGTCCAGGTCAAGCGCAAGGAGGCCGAGGGGCAGTTCGACCTCTTCGGCGGCATGGGCGACACCAGCGCCGACGAGGGCCCCGGCTTCGGGCTGGACGTGGAGTTCTCGGACATCGAGTGGGACAAGACCTACCTCCTCGCCCAGGAGCGCGAGATGCTCGGTCTCTACGTCTCCGACCACCCGCTCTTCGGCCTGGAGCATGTGCTGTCCGACAAGGCGGACGCCGCCATCGCCCAGCTGACCGGCGGCGACTACTCGGACGGGTCGATCGTCACCATCGGCGGCATCATCTCCGGTCTCCAGCGCAAGATGACCAAGCAGGGCAACGCCTGGGCCATCGCCACGGTCGAGGACCTGGCCGGCTCCATCGACTGCATGTTCTTCCCGGCGACCTACCAGCTGGTGTCCACCCAACTCGTCGAGGACACCGTGGTGTTCGTCAAGGGCCGGCTCGACAAGCGGGAGGACATCCCGCGGCTGGTCGCCATGGAGATGATGGTCCCCGACCTCTCGGAGGCCGGCACCAACGCCCCCGTGACGATCACCATTCCGACCGTCAAGGTCACCCCGCCGATGGTCGAGAAGCTCGGTGAGGTGCTCAGCAGCCACCGCGGCTCCACGGAGGTGCGGATCAAGCTCCAAGGGGCGCGCAAGACGACCGTGCTCCGGCTGGACCGGCACCGGGTCACGCCCGACCCGTCGCTGTTCGGCGATCTGAAGGTGCTGCTCGGCCCGTCCTGCCTGGCGGGCTGA
- a CDS encoding thioredoxin domain-containing protein, translating to MSNRNSQANKQAARERLRAERERQAKKERLRRQLIVGGAVVGVLAVAGGIGFAVANAGGGKSNAAESAGGSQAWAKAAKAKLVKPANTSGSKGTTIVVGKPDAKNTLELFEDPRCPGCAAFEQTAGATVEKDIKDGKYKASYHLGTFLDNNLQGTGSKNALSALGASLNVSPDAFLKYKYALYSKEFHPDETGPDKFADDSYLIKVADTIPALKGNAAFQKAVKDGTYDRWGLEVSKAFDSVKDVKSTPTIKLNGTVLGTDTPQGKAAPSSVAAFNSQVDKALKK from the coding sequence ATGAGCAATCGCAACAGCCAGGCCAACAAGCAGGCAGCCCGTGAGCGGCTGCGCGCCGAGCGTGAGCGGCAGGCGAAGAAGGAGCGGCTGCGCCGGCAGCTGATCGTCGGCGGCGCGGTCGTCGGCGTGCTGGCGGTGGCCGGCGGCATCGGGTTCGCGGTCGCCAATGCGGGCGGCGGCAAGAGCAACGCCGCCGAGAGCGCGGGCGGCAGCCAGGCGTGGGCGAAGGCCGCGAAGGCCAAGCTCGTCAAGCCCGCCAACACCTCCGGCAGCAAGGGCACCACCATCGTCGTGGGCAAGCCGGACGCCAAGAACACCCTGGAGCTGTTCGAGGACCCGCGCTGCCCCGGCTGCGCCGCCTTCGAGCAGACCGCCGGCGCCACCGTCGAGAAGGACATCAAGGACGGCAAGTACAAGGCCTCGTACCACCTGGGCACGTTCCTCGACAACAACCTCCAGGGCACCGGCTCCAAGAACGCGCTGAGCGCGCTGGGCGCCTCCCTCAACGTCAGCCCGGACGCCTTCCTGAAGTACAAGTACGCGCTGTACTCGAAGGAGTTCCACCCGGACGAGACCGGTCCTGACAAGTTCGCCGACGACAGCTACCTCATCAAGGTCGCCGACACCATCCCGGCGCTCAAGGGCAACGCCGCCTTCCAGAAGGCCGTCAAGGACGGCACGTACGACCGGTGGGGGCTGGAGGTGTCCAAGGCCTTCGACTCCGTCAAGGACGTCAAGAGCACCCCGACGATCAAGCTCAACGGCACGGTGCTGGGCACGGACACCCCGCAGGGCAAGGCGGCACCGTCCAGCGTGGCCGCCTTCAACTCCCAGGTGGACAAGGCGCTGAAGAAGTGA
- a CDS encoding ABC transporter ATP-binding protein: MRTGAKQVERGVPVCAVQDLVKTYPALRGRRGAARAAAVRANDGITLDVHRGEIFGLLGPNGAGKSTLVRQLTGLLRPDSGSVRVLGHDLVRHPERAARLLGYLGQESTALDEMTVALAVETTGRLRGLGAREARAERDAVIGELGLGDITGRPLKKLSGGQRRLACLATALIGERPLLVLDEPTTGMDPVARRAVWAAVDRRRAERGATVVLVTHNVLEAESVLDRVAVIDRGRVIACDTPGGLKEMVSEEVRLELVWRDRPPLEVPEVAALEADAHTSGRRWTLRLPADRARSAVAAVTAGPAFAALDDFTLATPSLEDVYLALGGRSEGLVKA; this comes from the coding sequence GTGAGGACGGGCGCAAAACAGGTGGAGCGCGGCGTGCCGGTGTGTGCCGTACAGGACCTGGTCAAGACGTACCCCGCGCTGCGCGGGCGCCGCGGGGCGGCACGGGCGGCCGCCGTACGCGCCAACGACGGCATCACCCTGGATGTGCACCGCGGAGAGATCTTCGGGCTGCTCGGGCCCAACGGCGCCGGCAAGTCCACGCTGGTCCGCCAGCTGACCGGACTGCTGCGCCCGGACTCCGGCAGCGTCCGCGTGCTCGGCCACGACCTGGTGCGCCACCCGGAGCGGGCCGCCCGGCTGCTCGGCTACCTGGGCCAGGAGTCCACCGCCCTGGACGAGATGACGGTCGCGCTGGCCGTGGAGACCACCGGACGGCTGCGCGGCCTCGGTGCCCGCGAGGCGCGCGCCGAGCGGGACGCGGTGATCGGCGAGCTGGGGCTCGGGGACATCACGGGGCGGCCGCTGAAGAAGCTGTCCGGCGGGCAGCGGCGGCTGGCCTGTCTGGCCACCGCGCTGATCGGCGAGCGGCCGCTGCTGGTGCTGGACGAGCCGACCACCGGTATGGACCCGGTCGCGCGCCGTGCCGTGTGGGCCGCGGTGGACCGGCGCCGGGCCGAGCGCGGCGCCACGGTGGTGCTGGTGACGCATAACGTGCTGGAGGCCGAGAGCGTGCTCGACCGGGTCGCGGTCATCGACCGGGGCCGGGTCATCGCCTGCGACACGCCCGGCGGGCTGAAGGAAATGGTGAGCGAGGAGGTCCGGCTGGAGCTGGTGTGGCGCGACCGCCCGCCGCTGGAGGTGCCGGAGGTCGCCGCCCTCGAAGCCGACGCGCACACCTCCGGCCGCCGCTGGACCCTCCGGCTCCCCGCCGACCGGGCCCGCTCCGCGGTCGCCGCGGTCACCGCGGGCCCCGCCTTCGCGGCCCTGGACGACTTCACGCTGGCCACGCCCAGCCTGGAGGATGTGTACCTGGCCCTGGGCGGCCGGTCGGAGGGACTGGTCAAGGCGTGA